From a single Brassica rapa cultivar Chiifu-401-42 chromosome A01, CAAS_Brap_v3.01, whole genome shotgun sequence genomic region:
- the LOC103873634 gene encoding probable LRR receptor-like serine/threonine-protein kinase MEE39 isoform X2, which translates to MIGIMKSPHGILLVIFSFAAFAITHLVEAQNQEGFITLDCGLPLNESPYVEPETEIQFLSDENFIQGGKMGRIPANLESENLKPYSTLRYFPDGIRNCYDIRVEVGRNYLIRAMFFYGNFDGLNVSPEFDMYIGPNKWTTIDLQKEPSGSGKEIIHISRSNSLQICLVKTGATTPMISTLELRPLANDTYLAISGSLKLNFRMYLSNSTALLRYPKDVYDRTWVPFFQPDNWTHISTTANVSNKNHYDPPQAVLKGAAIPKNLDGPLMITWRLENPDDQIYLYRHFAEIQDIEANDTREFDCLLNGETITINAINPKYLKIETMLTTIPKECNGGICHMQLIKTQRSTLPPLLNGFEVYSVLQLPQLQTNETEVVAIKNISYTYELNRINWQGDPCVPRQFLWDGLNCSISDISVPPKIISLNLSSSGLSGTIISHFQNLNHLEILDLSNNSLSGMVPEFLASMKSLLVINLNGNNLSGSIPKSLLNREREGLKLYFLGNKHLCLSSTCIDTKLKKKFPVTIVAPIASIAAVVVMIILLFVLRKKMSSRSKSEPWIKTKRRRFTYSEVLVMTKNLQQPLGEGGFGIVYHGNLNGSEQVAVKLLSQTSAQGYKEFKAEVELLLRVHHINLVSLVGYCDEKDHFALIYEYMSNGDLHQHLSGKHVGSVLDWGTRLQIAIEAALGLEYLHIGCKPAMVHRDIKSTNILLDEEFKAKIADFGLSRSFQVGGDQSRVSTVVAGTLGYLDPEYYLTSELSEKSDIYSFGILLLEIITNQRVIDQTRKKPNIAEWVTYVIKKGDTSKIVDPKLQGNYEPRSVWRALEVAMSCANPSSAKRPNMSQVIIKLKECLESENARINTNQDTNSPHSSVELRVTATFDSDMYPKAR; encoded by the exons ATGATCGGGATAATGAAGAGTCCTCATGGAATTTTGTTGGTCATTTTTTCCTTTGCAGCTTTTGCCATCACTCATCTTGTTGAAGCACAAAATCAAGAGG GTTTTATCACTTTAGATTGTGGCTTGCCTTTAAATGAATCTCCTTATGTAGAGCCGGAAACCGAAATACAGTTCTTGTCAGATGAGAACTTCATCCAAGGTGGAAAGATGGGTAGAATCCCGGCTAATCTTGAATCAGAAAACCTTAAGCCCTACTCGACCCTACGATATTTTCCAGATGGAATACGAAATTGCTATGATATAAGGGTAGAAGTAGGGAGGAATTATCTAATTAGAGCTATGTTTTTTTATGGAAACTTTGACGGGCTTAATGTTAGCCCAGAGTTCGATATGTATATAGGCCCTAATAAGTGGACAACCATAGATCTACAAAAAGAACCATCTGGTTCAGGTAAGGAAATCATTCACATCTCAAGATCAAACTCTTTGCAAATTTGTCTTGTTAAGACGGGGGCAACTACACCAATGATATCGACCTTGGAATTACGACCATTGGCGAATGATACTTACTTGGCTATATCTGGTTCCCTCAAACTTAACTTTCGTATGTATCTTAGTAATTCCACTGCTCTTCTTCG GTACCCGAAAGATGTTTACGATCGTACATGGGTTCCATTTTTCCAACCCGACAATTGGACACACATTTCGACAACAGCAAATGTGTCCAATAAAAATCACTATGATCCACCGCAAGCTGTGCTTAAAGGGGCCGCGATACCTAAAAATCTGGATGGACCACTGATGATAACTTGGAGGTTGGAGAATCCTGATGATCAAATCTACTTGTATCGGCACTTTGCTGAGATCCAAGATATAGAGGCCAATGACACTAGAGAATTTGACTGTTTGTTGAATGGAGAAACAATTACTATTAATGCTATTAATCCTAAATATCTTAAAATAGAGACTATGCTTACCACAATCCCCAAGGAATGCAACGGAGGTATCTGCCATATGCAGTTGATAAAAACCCAAAGATCGACACTTCCACCTCTACTTAATGGTTTTGAAGTTTACTCAGTTCTTCAGCTTCCACAACTTCAGACAAATGAAACTGAAg TGGTTGCTATCAAGAACATCAGTTATACTTATGAATTAAATAGAATCAATTGGCAAGGAGATCCATGCGTCCCCAGACAATTCTTGTGGGATGGATTAAACTGTAGCATCTCAGATATATCTGTGCCACCAAAAATAATATCCTT AAATTTGTCTTCAAGTGGCTTGAGTGGAACCATAATATCTCACTTTCAGAATCTAAACCATCTAGAGATCTT GGATTTGTCAAATAACAGTTTGAGTGGAATGGTGCCCGAATTTCTAGCCTCTATGAAATCATTGTTGGTCAT AAACTTGAACGGTAACAATCTTAGCGGTTCAATTCCTAAGAGTCTTCTCAATAGGGAAAGAGAAGGGCTGAAATTATA TTTCCTTGGAAACAAACATCTTTGTCTATCTAGTACATGCATAGATACTAAGCTAAAGAAGAAATTTCCAGTGACGATTGTCGCACCCATTGCTTCCATCGCTGCTGTCGTTGTCATGATCATCCTCTTATTCGTGTTGAGAAAGAAAATGTCATCAA GAAGTAAGTCTGAACCATGGATAAAGACTAAACGGAGAAGGTTTACTTATTCAGAGGTTTTAGTAATGACTAAGAACTTGCAACAACCTCTAGGTGAAGGAGGGTTTGGCATTGTTTATCATGGTAACCTAAATGGTTCAGAGCAAGTAGCTGTCAAACTGCTTTCGCAAACATCAGCACAAGGTTATAAAGAATTTAAGGCAGAG GTAGAACTTCTTTTGAGGGTTCACCACATAAATTTGGTAAGTCTTGTTGGGTATTGCGATGAAAAAGATCACTTCGCCCTCATCTATGAATACATGTCCAATGGAGACTTACATCAGCATTTATCAG GAAAACATGTTGGGTCCGTTTTGGACTGGGGAACGCGACTACAAATAGCCATCGAAGCTGCATTAGGATTAGAATACTTGCATATTGGATGCAAACCAGCAATGGTGCACAGAGATATCAAAAGTACAAATATCTTGTTGGATGAAGAGTTCAAAGCCAAAATTGCGGATTTTGGTCTTTCAAGATCTTTCCAAGTTGGAGGTGATCAATCTCGAGTTTCAACAGTAGTTGCTGGCACTTTGGGATATCTCGATCCTGA ATATTACTTAACAAGTGAGTTGTCTGAGAAGAGTGATATCTACAGTTTTGGGATCTTATTATTGGAGATTATCACAAATCAGCGAGTGATTGATCAAACACGTAAAAAGCCAAACATAGCAGAATGGGTGACATATGTGATTAAGAAAGGAGATACTAGTAAGATCGTGGACCCTAAACTACAAGGGAACTACGAGCCTCGCTCTGTCTGGAGAGCTCTTGAAGTAGCAATGTCATGTGCAAATCCTTCATCCGCCAAACGCCCTAACATGTCCCAAGTTATCATTAAACTTAAAGAGTGTCTTGAATCTGAAAACGCGAGGATAAATACTAATCAAGACACAAACTCTCCTCATAGTTCGGTTGAGCTGAGAGTGACTGCAACCTTTGATAGCGACATGTACCCTAAGGCAAGATAG
- the LOC103873634 gene encoding probable LRR receptor-like serine/threonine-protein kinase MEE39 isoform X1, which produces MIGIMKSPHGILLVIFSFAAFAITHLVEAQNQEGFITLDCGLPLNESPYVEPETEIQFLSDENFIQGGKMGRIPANLESENLKPYSTLRYFPDGIRNCYDIRVEVGRNYLIRAMFFYGNFDGLNVSPEFDMYIGPNKWTTIDLQKEPSGSGKEIIHISRSNSLQICLVKTGATTPMISTLELRPLANDTYLAISGSLKLNFRMYLSNSTALLRYPKDVYDRTWVPFFQPDNWTHISTTANVSNKNHYDPPQAVLKGAAIPKNLDGPLMITWRLENPDDQIYLYRHFAEIQDIEANDTREFDCLLNGETITINAINPKYLKIETMLTTIPKECNGGICHMQLIKTQRSTLPPLLNGFEVYSVLQLPQLQTNETEVVAIKNISYTYELNRINWQGDPCVPRQFLWDGLNCSISDISVPPKIISLNLSSSGLSGTIISHFQNLNHLEILDLSNNSLSGMVPEFLASMKSLLVINLNGNNLSGSIPKSLLNREREGLKLYFLGNKHLCLSSTCIDTKLKKKFPVTIVAPIASIAAVVVMIILLFVLRKKMSSSMEDFFQHYVNVMHVLSYILAYALRTGSKSEPWIKTKRRRFTYSEVLVMTKNLQQPLGEGGFGIVYHGNLNGSEQVAVKLLSQTSAQGYKEFKAEVELLLRVHHINLVSLVGYCDEKDHFALIYEYMSNGDLHQHLSGKHVGSVLDWGTRLQIAIEAALGLEYLHIGCKPAMVHRDIKSTNILLDEEFKAKIADFGLSRSFQVGGDQSRVSTVVAGTLGYLDPEYYLTSELSEKSDIYSFGILLLEIITNQRVIDQTRKKPNIAEWVTYVIKKGDTSKIVDPKLQGNYEPRSVWRALEVAMSCANPSSAKRPNMSQVIIKLKECLESENARINTNQDTNSPHSSVELRVTATFDSDMYPKAR; this is translated from the exons ATGATCGGGATAATGAAGAGTCCTCATGGAATTTTGTTGGTCATTTTTTCCTTTGCAGCTTTTGCCATCACTCATCTTGTTGAAGCACAAAATCAAGAGG GTTTTATCACTTTAGATTGTGGCTTGCCTTTAAATGAATCTCCTTATGTAGAGCCGGAAACCGAAATACAGTTCTTGTCAGATGAGAACTTCATCCAAGGTGGAAAGATGGGTAGAATCCCGGCTAATCTTGAATCAGAAAACCTTAAGCCCTACTCGACCCTACGATATTTTCCAGATGGAATACGAAATTGCTATGATATAAGGGTAGAAGTAGGGAGGAATTATCTAATTAGAGCTATGTTTTTTTATGGAAACTTTGACGGGCTTAATGTTAGCCCAGAGTTCGATATGTATATAGGCCCTAATAAGTGGACAACCATAGATCTACAAAAAGAACCATCTGGTTCAGGTAAGGAAATCATTCACATCTCAAGATCAAACTCTTTGCAAATTTGTCTTGTTAAGACGGGGGCAACTACACCAATGATATCGACCTTGGAATTACGACCATTGGCGAATGATACTTACTTGGCTATATCTGGTTCCCTCAAACTTAACTTTCGTATGTATCTTAGTAATTCCACTGCTCTTCTTCG GTACCCGAAAGATGTTTACGATCGTACATGGGTTCCATTTTTCCAACCCGACAATTGGACACACATTTCGACAACAGCAAATGTGTCCAATAAAAATCACTATGATCCACCGCAAGCTGTGCTTAAAGGGGCCGCGATACCTAAAAATCTGGATGGACCACTGATGATAACTTGGAGGTTGGAGAATCCTGATGATCAAATCTACTTGTATCGGCACTTTGCTGAGATCCAAGATATAGAGGCCAATGACACTAGAGAATTTGACTGTTTGTTGAATGGAGAAACAATTACTATTAATGCTATTAATCCTAAATATCTTAAAATAGAGACTATGCTTACCACAATCCCCAAGGAATGCAACGGAGGTATCTGCCATATGCAGTTGATAAAAACCCAAAGATCGACACTTCCACCTCTACTTAATGGTTTTGAAGTTTACTCAGTTCTTCAGCTTCCACAACTTCAGACAAATGAAACTGAAg TGGTTGCTATCAAGAACATCAGTTATACTTATGAATTAAATAGAATCAATTGGCAAGGAGATCCATGCGTCCCCAGACAATTCTTGTGGGATGGATTAAACTGTAGCATCTCAGATATATCTGTGCCACCAAAAATAATATCCTT AAATTTGTCTTCAAGTGGCTTGAGTGGAACCATAATATCTCACTTTCAGAATCTAAACCATCTAGAGATCTT GGATTTGTCAAATAACAGTTTGAGTGGAATGGTGCCCGAATTTCTAGCCTCTATGAAATCATTGTTGGTCAT AAACTTGAACGGTAACAATCTTAGCGGTTCAATTCCTAAGAGTCTTCTCAATAGGGAAAGAGAAGGGCTGAAATTATA TTTCCTTGGAAACAAACATCTTTGTCTATCTAGTACATGCATAGATACTAAGCTAAAGAAGAAATTTCCAGTGACGATTGTCGCACCCATTGCTTCCATCGCTGCTGTCGTTGTCATGATCATCCTCTTATTCGTGTTGAGAAAGAAAATGTCATCAAGTATGGAAGATTTTTTTCAACACTATGTAAATGTCATGCATGTTTTATCTTATATACTTGCATATGCTTTACGTACAGGAAGTAAGTCTGAACCATGGATAAAGACTAAACGGAGAAGGTTTACTTATTCAGAGGTTTTAGTAATGACTAAGAACTTGCAACAACCTCTAGGTGAAGGAGGGTTTGGCATTGTTTATCATGGTAACCTAAATGGTTCAGAGCAAGTAGCTGTCAAACTGCTTTCGCAAACATCAGCACAAGGTTATAAAGAATTTAAGGCAGAG GTAGAACTTCTTTTGAGGGTTCACCACATAAATTTGGTAAGTCTTGTTGGGTATTGCGATGAAAAAGATCACTTCGCCCTCATCTATGAATACATGTCCAATGGAGACTTACATCAGCATTTATCAG GAAAACATGTTGGGTCCGTTTTGGACTGGGGAACGCGACTACAAATAGCCATCGAAGCTGCATTAGGATTAGAATACTTGCATATTGGATGCAAACCAGCAATGGTGCACAGAGATATCAAAAGTACAAATATCTTGTTGGATGAAGAGTTCAAAGCCAAAATTGCGGATTTTGGTCTTTCAAGATCTTTCCAAGTTGGAGGTGATCAATCTCGAGTTTCAACAGTAGTTGCTGGCACTTTGGGATATCTCGATCCTGA ATATTACTTAACAAGTGAGTTGTCTGAGAAGAGTGATATCTACAGTTTTGGGATCTTATTATTGGAGATTATCACAAATCAGCGAGTGATTGATCAAACACGTAAAAAGCCAAACATAGCAGAATGGGTGACATATGTGATTAAGAAAGGAGATACTAGTAAGATCGTGGACCCTAAACTACAAGGGAACTACGAGCCTCGCTCTGTCTGGAGAGCTCTTGAAGTAGCAATGTCATGTGCAAATCCTTCATCCGCCAAACGCCCTAACATGTCCCAAGTTATCATTAAACTTAAAGAGTGTCTTGAATCTGAAAACGCGAGGATAAATACTAATCAAGACACAAACTCTCCTCATAGTTCGGTTGAGCTGAGAGTGACTGCAACCTTTGATAGCGACATGTACCCTAAGGCAAGATAG